The following are from one region of the Marinomonas sp. CT5 genome:
- a CDS encoding imelysin family protein yields MKRLLTPLSICVSAAMLTACGPANVKQESNAVSANSVVVHYADIAEAVYSDSLTTARTLRTSIDNFLAEPTEANLKAARTAWIAARVPYQQSEVYRFGNPIVDEWEGKVNAWPLDEGLIDYVASDSYGTESDLNPLYTANVIASKSISVGGVTIDTTNITPELIADSLQEADGVEANVASGYHAIEFLLWGQDLHGTNPGAGERPATDFDLNNCTNGNCDRRRDYLVAATDLLISDLEEMANNWKDGGAARTALLEQTPEQGLSTILTGMGSLAYGELGGERTKLGLMLHDPEEEHDCFSDNTHWSHYYDAKGIKNAYLGEYKRVDGSWVKGASLSDLVAKQNPQLDEEMKQNLEATETAAQAMVNAAEKGQTFDVLIAMNNTKGNQLVQNFVDSLVTETRTTEDVIHELNLEGIALEGSDSLDNPSAVFE; encoded by the coding sequence ATGAAACGATTATTAACCCCTCTCTCTATTTGCGTATCAGCGGCCATGCTCACAGCTTGTGGCCCTGCTAATGTAAAACAAGAGTCTAATGCTGTATCGGCAAACTCTGTTGTCGTTCATTATGCTGATATTGCAGAAGCTGTTTACAGTGACTCTTTAACGACAGCACGCACACTGCGCACTTCTATTGACAATTTTCTTGCTGAGCCAACGGAAGCTAATTTGAAAGCGGCTCGAACGGCTTGGATTGCAGCACGTGTTCCTTACCAACAAAGTGAAGTGTATCGCTTCGGCAATCCAATTGTGGATGAATGGGAAGGTAAAGTTAATGCTTGGCCATTAGATGAAGGTTTGATCGATTACGTAGCATCAGATAGCTACGGGACTGAATCTGATTTAAACCCTCTTTATACTGCCAATGTCATTGCCTCTAAAAGTATTAGTGTTGGTGGCGTGACTATTGATACAACCAATATAACACCTGAACTTATTGCAGACAGTCTTCAAGAAGCAGATGGCGTCGAAGCGAACGTAGCAAGTGGTTATCACGCCATTGAATTTTTGCTTTGGGGCCAAGATTTACACGGAACAAATCCTGGAGCAGGTGAAAGACCGGCAACAGATTTCGATCTAAACAATTGCACCAATGGTAATTGTGATCGCCGCCGTGACTACCTTGTCGCTGCTACTGATTTGCTCATCTCTGATTTAGAAGAAATGGCGAATAATTGGAAAGATGGCGGCGCAGCTCGCACTGCCCTATTGGAACAAACGCCGGAACAAGGCCTATCAACTATTCTGACCGGAATGGGAAGCTTGGCATATGGAGAACTAGGTGGCGAAAGAACCAAGCTTGGTTTGATGCTCCACGATCCAGAAGAAGAGCACGATTGCTTCTCTGATAATACTCATTGGTCACATTACTATGATGCAAAAGGCATTAAAAATGCCTACCTTGGCGAATATAAACGCGTAGATGGTAGCTGGGTTAAAGGCGCTTCATTGTCTGACCTTGTGGCAAAACAAAACCCACAACTAGATGAAGAAATGAAGCAAAACTTAGAGGCAACGGAAACTGCAGCCCAAGCAATGGTGAATGCCGCTGAAAAGGGTCAAACTTTTGATGTTCTAATTGCAATGAATAACACCAAAGGCAATCAGCTAGTTCAAAACTTTGTTGATTCATTGGTCACTGAAACTCGCACCACGGAAGACGTTATTCATGAGTTAAACCTTGAAGGTATTGCACTAGAAGGTTCAGACAGCCTTGACAATCCAAGTGCAGTTTTTGAATAA
- a CDS encoding imelysin family protein — MKHFPKFIVLAITAATPLLASAGQWSGPLNGIVDNVITQGYESYTDSSKTLQQRSNALCSTPTKDALKKAQNAFQNNALDWQQIQWLNFGPVTYFMRYYAFEYWPDKKGVTQRQLRSLIKSDPAIMEKPKFWTSASIAVRGLTAIESLLYHPDFKPMTSNEQCHLLEKITSHHLESATAVTKQWLDGKAQDWVYDEEGAGFDSEKVALEQFLQQWIEHMSAVKDAKLETPIGYNSRENLKLAEFYRSDLSLRAIQKNLQSYREIYHAGSPSLYDIAKQKDPALADQFEQQLTQNIKLALQLPSDFFHKNHTKNDRIALAKPLVKSISNSQTQLSNLVTQLGFQIGFNSRDGD, encoded by the coding sequence ATGAAACATTTTCCTAAATTTATTGTTTTGGCAATCACGGCCGCCACTCCTTTACTGGCATCAGCAGGCCAATGGTCGGGGCCTCTGAATGGTATTGTCGATAATGTCATTACTCAAGGCTATGAGTCTTATACTGATTCCTCAAAAACACTACAGCAACGTAGTAATGCTCTTTGTTCTACACCGACTAAAGACGCGCTAAAAAAGGCACAAAATGCTTTCCAGAATAACGCTTTAGATTGGCAACAAATACAGTGGTTAAATTTTGGGCCAGTCACCTATTTTATGCGTTATTACGCGTTTGAATACTGGCCTGATAAAAAAGGCGTTACGCAACGACAGCTAAGATCTTTAATTAAAAGTGATCCGGCCATCATGGAAAAACCTAAATTTTGGACTTCCGCCAGTATTGCTGTACGCGGTTTAACTGCGATTGAAAGTTTACTCTATCATCCAGATTTCAAACCAATGACATCGAATGAACAATGTCATTTACTTGAGAAAATCACTAGCCATCACTTAGAAAGCGCCACGGCAGTAACGAAACAATGGCTAGATGGTAAAGCTCAGGATTGGGTATATGATGAAGAAGGTGCAGGCTTTGATTCTGAGAAAGTTGCACTAGAACAATTTTTACAGCAATGGATTGAACATATGTCAGCGGTCAAGGACGCCAAACTTGAAACACCGATTGGCTATAATAGTCGTGAAAATCTCAAACTTGCCGAGTTTTATCGAAGCGACCTTTCTTTAAGAGCAATACAAAAAAATTTACAGTCGTATCGTGAAATCTATCACGCTGGCTCCCCTTCTTTGTATGATATTGCCAAACAAAAAGATCCAGCGTTAGCCGATCAATTTGAGCAACAGCTTACCCAAAACATTAAACTTGCCTTACAGCTTCCAAGTGACTTTTTCCACAAAAATCACACTAAAAATGACCGTATAGCGCTCGCTAAACCCTTAGTTAAATCTATTTCCAATAGCCAAACTCAGCTTTCTAATCTAGTTACTCAATTAGGGTTCCAGATTGGCTTCAACAGTAGAGATGGAGACTAG
- a CDS encoding DUF1513 domain-containing protein codes for MLSRRSFLALSGATLALPTWAGLTQSDTDKKLYASAYSLNKKEHFFGLFNETGNMLWSTQLVSRAHAPVVHPNQTIVGIVARRPGFFMDFFDVSTHQKITQIKPTAEHHFYGHALFTKDGKRLITQENHYPSGQGKIFIREWPSGKVIQSFSSNGIGPHESVFLNQEVLVIANGGLMTHPEEDRKILNLETMKPNVTYLNLKDGRVLSQSEHSNELHQLSIRHLDVNQHGTVALGFQYQGEIWDQVPLVALSRIDQPELEYLTIPEDIRVRFKQYCGSVCFDKSGEILAISTPRGGLVAYWHADSKTFLGVENCRDVCGLVATDKSHEFLLTSGLGIQLTSNPVQKVSNVIKKHTKIHWDNHLRQIET; via the coding sequence ATGTTGTCTAGACGGTCTTTTCTAGCTTTAAGTGGGGCAACATTAGCCTTACCTACTTGGGCCGGATTAACCCAATCTGATACGGATAAAAAGCTTTACGCATCAGCCTATTCACTTAATAAAAAAGAACATTTTTTTGGGTTATTCAATGAAACAGGCAATATGCTTTGGTCAACACAACTCGTCAGTCGCGCTCATGCTCCTGTCGTTCATCCCAACCAAACTATTGTTGGCATAGTGGCGCGAAGACCAGGTTTTTTTATGGATTTTTTTGATGTATCAACTCATCAAAAAATAACGCAAATTAAACCAACCGCGGAGCATCACTTTTATGGTCATGCTCTTTTCACTAAAGATGGTAAACGCTTAATTACCCAAGAAAACCATTACCCAAGTGGCCAAGGTAAAATATTTATCCGTGAATGGCCAAGTGGAAAAGTGATTCAATCGTTTAGCAGCAATGGTATTGGACCTCATGAATCTGTGTTTTTAAATCAAGAGGTGTTAGTCATTGCTAATGGCGGTCTGATGACGCACCCAGAAGAAGACAGAAAAATACTCAATCTTGAGACAATGAAGCCAAATGTAACCTATTTGAACTTAAAAGACGGTCGTGTTTTAAGTCAATCCGAACACAGTAACGAGCTACACCAGTTAAGCATTCGACATTTAGATGTCAATCAACATGGAACGGTTGCTCTAGGCTTTCAATATCAAGGAGAAATATGGGACCAAGTGCCTTTAGTAGCTTTATCTCGTATTGATCAACCAGAGTTAGAGTATCTAACGATTCCAGAAGACATAAGAGTTCGCTTTAAGCAATATTGCGGCAGTGTATGCTTTGATAAATCTGGTGAAATACTTGCCATTAGTACACCTAGAGGTGGTTTGGTAGCTTATTGGCATGCTGATTCAAAAACCTTCTTAGGTGTCGAGAACTGTCGAGATGTTTGTGGTCTTGTTGCAACAGATAAATCACATGAATTTTTGCTAACAAGTGGTTTAGGCATTCAATTAACAAGTAACCCTGTCCAAAAAGTCAGCAATGTGATCAAAAAGCACACAAAAATACATTGGGATAACCATTTAAGACAAATTGAAACGTAA
- a CDS encoding GGDEF domain-containing phosphodiesterase, which yields MFDDLKNYFLIDSNPATGKENTTFRQSVLRILLALTVCIFTVSEVHSFVIYREFAFLAINSAYLCLLFGLLYFSKKYTTSASIVFLITLITTSFLLLTQSDEFHAEKYALITLYSLPLIIRLLFCFKASLVAMLVNIYPFYIMTTDSLSVDNTEIALSFYFQILTFVTLNIALPLAVSRIIQSLENNAARLKQLYQKLNDNYAMYEEFFENTGTPTLLCDQKGKLLKANQMARELLTDSKQHKFPESIISDWLVPLSDTGKFFWQSNVAECTLKHKTNIYIEVRRASLTQHGHYVLHLQNTTQLKAIQQELESSQQTNSRLANFDLLTRFPNHRHFCRQVNQRINEQNSHLTGAMFIIKISQFKILNKQYGKDGANKIILNFSKSLQRKLSEYTIIGRLRGIKFSCFVPLSQTHLIKKNLSALINDVLPTQITVDGSKLNMDYQVGIAYYHTDGKTAEELLERCEMALEYSNSTERLSYYNHNLENKLIEEHKLGLKLSSAIKNKEIEIWLQPQVKTNGQICSFEALARWQNNGKFIPPTIFIKIAEELGLLPALAENLVRELVATLSAWHKERIQTPIAFNLAGQELMNDGFFALLMTLISDNSWLSNMLELEITETSPVMTHPLIHKRLRSLSQYGYSIAIDDFGTGQASLGQLVDIPADILKIDRRFIAPLPGDQRHIDIVKSTIKLADSLDMKVIAEGIETKEQANLLISLGCHTLQGYYFAKPSPLSDWTAQDHAKAKEQRMVY from the coding sequence ATGTTCGACGACCTAAAAAACTACTTTTTGATTGACTCTAATCCAGCTACTGGAAAAGAAAACACCACCTTTAGACAAAGCGTTTTAAGAATTCTTCTTGCGCTAACTGTTTGTATTTTCACGGTATCTGAAGTTCATTCTTTCGTGATTTACAGGGAATTTGCTTTTCTAGCCATAAACAGCGCGTACCTATGTCTACTATTTGGATTATTGTATTTCAGTAAAAAATACACTACATCAGCGTCAATCGTATTTCTGATCACCCTTATCACAACCAGCTTTTTACTACTTACACAAAGTGATGAGTTTCATGCAGAAAAATACGCCTTAATCACCTTATACTCTCTACCACTCATTATCCGCTTACTTTTTTGCTTTAAAGCCTCTCTCGTGGCAATGCTTGTCAACATTTACCCTTTTTATATTATGACCACTGACAGTCTAAGTGTTGATAATACAGAGATTGCATTATCCTTTTATTTTCAGATACTCACTTTTGTTACCTTAAACATCGCTCTGCCTCTGGCTGTTTCCAGAATCATTCAGTCTCTTGAAAACAATGCCGCGCGTTTAAAACAGCTTTATCAAAAGCTGAATGACAACTACGCCATGTATGAAGAATTCTTTGAAAACACAGGCACACCGACTTTACTTTGTGATCAAAAAGGGAAACTACTCAAAGCCAATCAAATGGCACGAGAACTACTAACAGATTCCAAGCAACATAAGTTCCCCGAATCCATTATTTCAGATTGGTTAGTTCCTCTCAGTGATACAGGTAAATTTTTCTGGCAATCAAACGTAGCAGAATGCACCTTAAAACATAAAACCAATATTTATATTGAAGTTCGTCGTGCCTCTCTTACTCAACATGGGCATTATGTACTGCACTTACAGAACACAACACAGCTCAAAGCTATCCAACAAGAACTAGAAAGCTCACAACAAACCAACAGTCGTTTAGCAAACTTTGATCTGCTAACCCGATTTCCCAATCATAGACACTTTTGCCGACAAGTTAATCAACGTATAAATGAACAAAACAGCCATTTAACAGGCGCTATGTTTATCATCAAAATTAGCCAATTTAAAATACTTAACAAGCAATACGGCAAAGATGGCGCCAATAAAATCATCCTTAACTTCTCTAAATCCTTACAGAGAAAACTGTCTGAATACACCATAATTGGTCGCTTACGGGGTATAAAATTCTCCTGTTTTGTCCCTCTAAGCCAAACACATTTAATTAAAAAAAATCTATCCGCGTTGATTAATGATGTTCTACCCACACAGATTACCGTCGATGGCAGTAAGCTAAACATGGATTATCAGGTTGGTATTGCCTATTACCATACAGATGGTAAAACGGCAGAAGAGCTGCTTGAACGCTGTGAAATGGCGCTAGAGTATTCAAACAGTACTGAGCGCTTATCTTATTACAATCACAACTTAGAAAATAAACTCATTGAAGAGCATAAACTAGGCTTGAAACTCAGCTCCGCCATCAAAAATAAAGAGATAGAGATCTGGCTTCAACCACAAGTAAAAACCAATGGTCAGATATGCTCATTTGAGGCGCTTGCTCGATGGCAAAATAATGGAAAATTTATCCCCCCAACCATTTTTATCAAGATTGCTGAAGAGCTTGGTTTACTTCCGGCTCTCGCCGAAAACCTTGTTAGAGAGCTGGTTGCCACACTTTCAGCATGGCATAAGGAGCGAATTCAAACCCCAATTGCCTTCAACCTAGCTGGTCAAGAATTAATGAATGATGGCTTTTTCGCCCTTCTAATGACACTCATCTCAGACAATTCTTGGTTAAGCAACATGCTAGAGCTTGAAATAACCGAGACCAGTCCGGTGATGACCCACCCACTCATACATAAACGCTTACGCAGCCTATCACAATATGGCTACAGCATTGCTATTGATGATTTTGGTACAGGCCAAGCTTCTTTAGGGCAACTTGTTGATATCCCAGCAGATATTCTAAAAATAGATCGTCGCTTTATCGCACCTCTTCCCGGTGACCAGCGTCATATTGATATAGTGAAATCCACTATAAAACTTGCCGATTCTTTAGACATGAAAGTGATTGCTGAAGGAATAGAAACGAAGGAGCAAGCTAATCTGCTTATTTCTCTAGGCTGCCATACCCTACAAGGTTACTATTTTGCTAAACCCTCACCACTGTCTGACTGGACAGCTCAAGACCACGCCAAAGCAAAAGAACAACGCATGGTATATTAA
- a CDS encoding NAD(P)/FAD-dependent oxidoreductase, producing MCAATAGYRGKKVVVLDHANKAGKKILMSGGGRCNFSNMDAAPKHFLSDNPYFCISALKRYEPQDFVDLVDRHGLEYVEKAPGQLFCEHSAKDLLDILLTELEWSGAALKLNTKIHNIDFQDGQTVVKTNQGEFACESLVVATGGLSIPTMGASGFGYDIAKQVGHDILPTRASLVPITVQPDRKAQFAELSGIACEIAATASGVTFQEPMLFTHRGVSGPSILQITNFWQPGETLNINIAPTLSLHDLLDVRQNSPKKSYEGFLSNLLPKRLVELIKSEFPWLTERSAQTSNEQIERLFHYLANFDIAPNGTEGYRTAEVTLGGVNTNEVSSKTFESQKQKGLYFIGEVLDVTGWLGGYNFQWAWASGFCAGQYV from the coding sequence ATGTGTGCGGCAACGGCAGGCTACCGTGGTAAAAAAGTGGTGGTATTAGATCATGCCAATAAAGCCGGCAAAAAAATCCTCATGTCTGGTGGTGGTCGTTGCAACTTTAGTAACATGGATGCCGCACCCAAGCATTTCTTATCAGACAATCCATATTTTTGTATTTCTGCATTAAAGCGTTATGAACCACAAGACTTCGTCGATTTGGTAGACCGTCATGGTCTAGAGTATGTGGAAAAAGCACCAGGACAATTATTCTGCGAGCACTCAGCCAAAGACCTACTGGATATCTTATTGACTGAGCTTGAATGGTCTGGGGCAGCGTTAAAGTTAAACACAAAAATCCACAATATCGATTTCCAAGATGGACAGACTGTCGTCAAAACGAATCAAGGTGAATTTGCTTGCGAATCTCTTGTTGTGGCAACGGGCGGTTTATCCATACCAACCATGGGCGCTTCTGGTTTTGGCTATGACATAGCGAAACAGGTGGGCCATGATATTTTACCTACACGAGCGAGCCTAGTTCCTATAACGGTTCAGCCGGATAGAAAAGCGCAGTTTGCAGAACTGTCTGGTATTGCTTGTGAGATTGCGGCAACTGCGAGTGGTGTTACCTTCCAAGAGCCAATGCTTTTCACCCACCGTGGCGTGAGCGGTCCATCCATATTACAAATTACCAATTTTTGGCAGCCAGGTGAGACATTAAATATCAATATCGCGCCGACTTTATCATTACATGATTTACTTGATGTACGCCAAAACAGCCCGAAAAAAAGCTATGAAGGCTTTTTATCCAACCTTTTACCTAAACGGCTCGTTGAGTTAATCAAAAGCGAGTTTCCTTGGCTAACAGAGCGAAGCGCACAAACCTCAAATGAACAGATTGAGCGATTGTTTCACTACTTAGCAAACTTTGATATTGCACCAAATGGAACCGAAGGCTATCGCACTGCAGAAGTAACCCTAGGCGGCGTGAACACCAACGAAGTGTCTTCAAAGACCTTTGAGTCACAAAAGCAAAAAGGGCTATATTTTATCGGGGAAGTCCTCGATGTTACTGGCTGGCTAGGAGGTTATAATTTTCAATGGGCGTGGGCGAGTGGGTTTTGTGCTGGTCAGTATGTCTAA
- the denD gene encoding D-erythronate dehydrogenase, whose product MNIVITGGAGFLGTELLKNLLENLPNINSIKVVDRVSLNPELITSNKIQSIIADITVAEEVNKIIDKETTHVFHLAAIVSSHAEEDFELGMTVNLKATQLLLDRCREANTNIRFVFSSSLAVFGGKLPEKIDYMTAMQPSSSYGTQKAICELLVNDYARKGFIDAVSVRLPTICIRPGTPNKAASSFVSGIIREPLKHKKSNCPVDLNLPLWVSSPNTVIQNIIHASQIDTAHLDGFRTINLPGLQTSPKEMIACLSSKCGESYLDFISYEKDSKIEEIVSSWPKAINNEKELSIGFIKDSHFNSIFSEYVESTK is encoded by the coding sequence ATGAATATCGTCATAACTGGCGGAGCGGGTTTTTTAGGCACTGAACTATTAAAAAATTTATTAGAAAACTTACCTAATATAAATAGCATTAAGGTTGTTGATAGAGTTTCATTAAATCCCGAGTTAATAACCAGCAACAAAATCCAATCTATTATTGCTGATATTACGGTTGCAGAAGAAGTTAACAAGATCATTGATAAAGAAACAACCCATGTTTTTCATCTTGCGGCAATCGTATCAAGCCATGCGGAAGAAGATTTTGAACTTGGAATGACAGTTAACTTAAAAGCGACACAACTTTTATTGGATCGTTGCCGCGAAGCTAACACAAATATTCGCTTTGTTTTTTCAAGTTCTCTTGCCGTATTCGGCGGAAAACTACCAGAAAAAATCGATTACATGACAGCGATGCAACCCAGTTCATCTTATGGCACTCAAAAAGCCATATGTGAATTATTAGTCAATGACTATGCCCGAAAAGGCTTTATTGATGCAGTATCTGTACGCTTACCCACTATTTGTATTCGCCCTGGAACGCCTAATAAAGCAGCCTCATCTTTTGTTAGCGGCATTATACGCGAGCCGCTAAAACACAAAAAAAGCAACTGCCCTGTTGATCTCAATCTTCCTCTTTGGGTCTCCAGTCCAAATACTGTGATTCAGAATATTATTCACGCCAGTCAGATAGACACAGCGCATTTAGATGGGTTTAGAACCATTAATCTACCAGGTTTACAAACTTCCCCTAAAGAAATGATTGCATGTCTTTCTAGTAAATGCGGTGAGTCTTATCTGGATTTTATTTCTTATGAGAAAGACTCAAAGATTGAAGAAATTGTTTCCAGTTGGCCAAAAGCTATTAATAACGAAAAAGAGTTATCGATAGGATTTATAAAGGACAGCCACTTCAATTCAATATTCAGTGAATATGTAGAATCAACAAAATAA
- a CDS encoding SLC13 family permease — protein MLPISVIGLIIAVFVLIFLVLRTRVHVLIAMLIAACIAGLIGGLSVDQTMSAISKGFGGTLGGIGIVIGLGVMMGAILETSGAGESIAYHFIKWLGKKKEEMALAITGYIVSIPVFVDSALIILYPIAKSLAKNTNRSILTLTVALAGGLVVAHHCIPPTPGPLGVASIFDVDLASMLGFGLLIAIPCVYGIVLYARWLEKHFPEFAVSPTLAVDDDLKKIHDDYMASKESKELPSLIKSIMPIVVPIVLILIKSLMSLAEKQFGMEGLSTSAFGVAFNFLGNPIIALSISTLLAVYTLTPYLDKETTTRKLEEGISTCGIILLVTGAGGALGSVLRESGAGAEIANQIVALSISPIMIPFIIATLVRIIQGSGTVSMITAASISAPVLAEMQGVNMLFAASAATMGSLFAGYFNDSLFHIVNRLMGVTEVRKQLVIWTVPTTIAWAIGGSLIMILNLVFGNLGSIYDPVLPLLVLAGCILFVKSQSKPQIKTAK, from the coding sequence ATGTTACCTATATCTGTAATAGGCTTAATAATAGCTGTGTTCGTTTTAATATTTTTAGTATTAAGAACGAGAGTTCATGTATTAATTGCCATGCTGATCGCAGCCTGTATTGCCGGATTAATTGGTGGATTGAGTGTTGATCAGACCATGTCTGCCATCAGCAAGGGATTTGGCGGAACCTTAGGTGGTATCGGTATTGTTATCGGTTTAGGCGTCATGATGGGAGCAATACTTGAAACCTCTGGTGCCGGTGAATCGATTGCTTATCACTTCATCAAATGGCTAGGAAAGAAAAAAGAAGAGATGGCCTTGGCCATTACTGGCTACATTGTCAGTATTCCTGTTTTCGTAGACAGCGCGCTTATTATTTTGTATCCGATTGCTAAATCCTTAGCAAAAAACACCAATCGCTCTATCTTAACGTTAACAGTCGCTCTTGCTGGTGGGTTAGTCGTTGCTCATCACTGCATTCCACCAACACCGGGGCCATTAGGTGTCGCGAGTATCTTTGATGTCGACTTGGCTTCTATGCTTGGCTTTGGTCTGTTAATCGCCATTCCTTGCGTATACGGTATTGTTTTGTATGCACGCTGGTTGGAAAAGCATTTCCCTGAATTTGCCGTTTCACCAACGCTGGCCGTTGATGACGACCTTAAAAAAATTCATGATGATTACATGGCTTCCAAAGAGTCTAAAGAACTTCCTTCGCTTATTAAATCCATCATGCCAATCGTGGTTCCTATTGTCTTAATTTTAATTAAGTCACTGATGAGTCTTGCTGAGAAACAATTTGGCATGGAAGGCTTATCTACTAGTGCTTTTGGTGTTGCTTTTAACTTCCTAGGTAATCCGATTATTGCACTTTCAATCAGTACATTATTGGCGGTGTATACACTAACCCCCTATTTGGATAAAGAAACAACAACTCGCAAACTAGAAGAAGGTATATCTACTTGCGGCATTATTCTTTTAGTAACAGGTGCAGGCGGAGCGTTAGGTAGCGTACTTCGTGAATCTGGCGCAGGCGCAGAAATTGCCAACCAAATTGTGGCACTCTCTATATCGCCAATCATGATTCCATTTATTATCGCGACTTTGGTTAGAATCATCCAAGGAAGTGGCACAGTATCTATGATTACTGCAGCTTCTATCTCTGCGCCAGTACTAGCAGAAATGCAAGGCGTGAACATGCTCTTTGCAGCCTCAGCAGCCACTATGGGTAGCTTATTTGCTGGTTACTTTAATGACAGCCTATTCCACATCGTTAACCGTTTGATGGGCGTTACAGAAGTGAGAAAGCAATTGGTCATCTGGACGGTCCCAACCACCATAGCGTGGGCGATTGGCGGATCACTGATTATGATTTTGAATCTAGTGTTCGGTAACCTAGGAAGCATCTACGACCCAGTCCTCCCATTACTCGTATTAGCTGGTTGTATCTTATTTGTGAAAAGCCAAAGCAAGCCACAAATCAAAACCGCTAAATAG
- a CDS encoding di-heme oxidoredictase family protein yields MTENSKSFSIFIAGALCTGFFCFQSNAFASDYSRPLPKISPEDKLDFRIGENVFQKFWVPAPSSTTASDGLGPLFNTRSCNSCHLKSGRGHAPEENVSGVSIPSFLVKLGKTYPKQAYRPQTIYPQIGDSRYGNQFQGHSSPGILPEGDYYLTYSTHIETLRDGTEVELRKPNLHWSKLNYGDFDNSTGFTMLVSPALVGMGLLDNIPNELITSNADPDDKNNDGISGRVSWIDSGKHKVIGRFGYKATAASVSAQNQSAFNTDLGLSTPLNPNPYGDCTAFQDDCLKSPNGNSPHLDNLEVDKQQARLVDLFVSLSSPPAMRNLTSSTFLKGKRLFENAGCASCHTPKMKTGRNSKFAVLNNRTFYPFTDLLLHDMGAELASGFPSFTATPREWRTAPLWGIGLSEKVSGRTGFLHDGRARTIEEAILWHGGEAKVSQTFYKALTTENRKKLIYFLESL; encoded by the coding sequence ATGACAGAAAATTCAAAATCTTTTTCTATCTTTATAGCTGGTGCTTTATGCACCGGCTTTTTTTGTTTTCAGAGCAATGCCTTTGCAAGTGACTATTCAAGGCCTCTACCAAAAATAAGTCCTGAAGATAAACTTGATTTTCGTATTGGTGAAAACGTATTCCAAAAATTTTGGGTACCTGCGCCATCATCTACAACGGCAAGTGATGGTTTAGGGCCTCTTTTCAATACTCGCTCTTGCAACAGTTGCCACTTAAAAAGTGGTCGTGGACATGCACCAGAAGAAAATGTAAGCGGCGTATCGATACCTTCTTTTCTGGTTAAACTAGGAAAAACATATCCAAAGCAGGCATATAGACCTCAAACAATTTATCCCCAAATCGGCGACTCACGCTACGGCAATCAGTTTCAAGGACATAGTTCTCCTGGTATTTTGCCAGAAGGTGATTATTACCTTACCTATAGTACGCATATTGAAACTCTTAGAGATGGTACCGAAGTTGAATTAAGAAAGCCCAATCTCCACTGGAGTAAATTGAATTATGGGGACTTTGACAACAGTACTGGATTTACCATGTTAGTATCTCCTGCCTTAGTTGGAATGGGATTATTGGACAACATTCCTAATGAACTTATTACTTCCAATGCTGATCCCGATGACAAAAATAACGATGGTATTAGTGGTCGTGTCAGTTGGATTGACTCAGGTAAACATAAAGTCATTGGCCGTTTTGGCTATAAAGCAACAGCCGCAAGCGTCAGTGCACAAAACCAGTCAGCGTTTAATACTGATTTAGGCTTATCTACACCGCTTAACCCCAACCCTTATGGCGATTGCACAGCGTTCCAAGATGACTGTCTTAAGAGCCCAAATGGTAATAGCCCACACCTTGACAACCTTGAAGTTGATAAACAACAAGCAAGATTAGTCGACCTTTTTGTGTCATTATCTTCTCCTCCGGCTATGCGTAACCTTACTAGCAGCACCTTTTTAAAGGGAAAACGCCTCTTTGAAAATGCTGGTTGTGCCAGTTGCCACACGCCAAAAATGAAAACAGGCCGTAACTCCAAGTTTGCCGTATTAAATAATCGCACGTTTTATCCTTTTACAGATTTACTGCTTCACGATATGGGAGCAGAGCTAGCTAGCGGCTTCCCTAGTTTTACGGCTACCCCAAGAGAATGGAGAACAGCTCCATTATGGGGAATCGGATTATCAGAAAAAGTATCAGGTAGAACAGGATTCTTACATGATGGCCGAGCACGAACCATCGAAGAGGCAATTTTATGGCATGGCGGCGAAGCAAAAGTAAGCCAAACTTTTTATAAAGCGTTAACAACAGAAAACCGAAAAAAACTTATCTATTTTTTGGAGTCACTTTAA